DNA sequence from the Tissierella sp. MB52-C2 genome:
TCCCTTCTTCCTTTGATTTTCGTAATTAGTAGAAATACTGATATAATTGCACCTAATATAAAGGATAGAAATATAGTTAAGAATATCCCCTTAATTCCTAATATAAATCCTAGGGAGCCAATTAGAGTAGCATCTCCTACACCCATTCCACCTTGTGAAACTAAAATAATTAGTATAAATAATAAAGCAGATAAAACTAGGCCTCCTATACTATTTAATAGCTGTGGTGGTTTATTATATAATATGTATGAAAGTACTTTATAGATAGTAGTAATTCCTAAAATTAAAACTACTAATATATCTGGAATAATCATTTCCTTTAGATCTATTAAAGTTATTGTAATAAGTATAGAAAAAATAATTGCATAAAAGAAAAATTCTAGTGTTAACCCATATTTCTTATAGATGAATAAATAGATAATAGAATTGAGTAGTTCAACTATTGGGTACTGAAGGGAGATTTTCTCCCTACAGTACCCACATTTCCCCTTATGATGTATAAAGCTAAGTACTGGTATTAGATCATACCATTTTAGATTTGTATTACAATTTGGACAATGGGATGCTGGATAGGCAATATTCTCATCCCTTGGTATCCTATATATACATACATTTAAAAATGAACCTATTAATAATCCGTATAGGGAAATTAGTATAGTCATTTGTACTGCTCCTTTTGTTGATGTTATTTAATCTTCTTTTACTTCTTCTACTACTTTGATTTCTCCATCTTTAATTCCCACTTCACCTGGTTCTACCTTTATATCTCCCTCTTTAGTTATGGACACTTTAAACTCTTTATTATCAAAAGTTTTAGGTGTTTCTTCTTTATCGAAATATTTTTTAAAATTCTCCTCAGCTGTTATTTCTGTATCATTTGTAGAGTCATGAGCATCAGGATAATCAGCTAAATACATTGTTGCTGTACTCTTCAATATCCTTACATTGGCATTATGTGCTGATACCTTTGCACTATTTCTTGAGCCAGATAGCTTAGGCACAGCAATTCCCGCTAAAATCCCCAATATTGCAATAACTACTACTAATTCCACCAAAGTAAATCCTTTTCTTTTCTTCATTTTTTCATTAAACCATTTTAACATTTCTTTCCCCCCTTAATTTTTTTGCTAAAACTTCATATAATTATAATTATCTCCTTTTTAAATCACCACCTTTAAAGTGTCTGAAAATTGAGTTTTTA
Encoded proteins:
- a CDS encoding prepilin peptidase, whose amino-acid sequence is MTILISLYGLLIGSFLNVCIYRIPRDENIAYPASHCPNCNTNLKWYDLIPVLSFIHHKGKCGYCREKISLQYPIVELLNSIIYLFIYKKYGLTLEFFFYAIIFSILITITLIDLKEMIIPDILVVLILGITTIYKVLSYILYNKPPQLLNSIGGLVLSALLFILIILVSQGGMGVGDATLIGSLGFILGIKGIFLTIFLSFILGAIISVFLLITKIKGRRDPIPFGPFIVGAFFIVVFWKEQLISWYISLFFY
- a CDS encoding type II secretion system protein → MLKWFNEKMKKRKGFTLVELVVVIAILGILAGIAVPKLSGSRNSAKVSAHNANVRILKSTATMYLADYPDAHDSTNDTEITAEENFKKYFDKEETPKTFDNKEFKVSITKEGDIKVEPGEVGIKDGEIKVVEEVKED